In a genomic window of Pangasianodon hypophthalmus isolate fPanHyp1 chromosome 1, fPanHyp1.pri, whole genome shotgun sequence:
- the LOC128318440 gene encoding octapeptide-repeat protein T2-like, which produces MDKSIIRAGKHRETQRDAGRRRKAEGGAGRRRETQGGTGRCREMQRDAERHRETQRDAGRCREAEGGAGRRRETQRDAGRRRETQGGRGRCREMQRDAERRRETQRDAGRRRETQGGRGRCREMQRDAERHREMQRDAGRCREAEGGAGRRGEMQRDAGRQREAQRDAGAQWSAL; this is translated from the coding sequence ATGGACAAGTCTATTATACGAGCAGGGAAGCacagggagacacagagagacgcaGGGAGACGCAGAAAGGCAGAGGGAGGTGCAGGGAGACGCAGAGAGACGCAGGGAGGCACAGGGAGATGCAGGGAGATgcagagagatgcagagagacacagggagacacagagagacgcaGGGAGATGCAGGGAGGCAGAGGGAGGCGCAGGGAGACGCAGGGAGACGCAGAGAGATGCAGGGAGACGCAGAGAGACGCAGGGAGGCAGAGGGAGATGCAGGGAGATgcagagagatgcagagagacgCAGGGAGACGCAGAGAGATGCAGGGAGACGCAGAGAGACGCAGGGAGGCAGAGGGAGATGCAGGGAGATgcagagagatgcagagagacacagggagatgCAGAGAGATGCAGGGAGATGCAGGGAGGCAGAGGGAGGCGCAGGGAGGCGCGGGGAGATGCAGAGAGATGCAGGGAGGCAGAGGGAGGCGCAGAGAGATGCAGGTGCTCAGTGGAGTGCACTCTGA